From Cheilinus undulatus linkage group 18, ASM1832078v1, whole genome shotgun sequence, the proteins below share one genomic window:
- the odf3l2a gene encoding outer dense fiber protein 3-like protein 2a, whose amino-acid sequence MQEVVKKRPIISARERGPGPGRYALPPTVGYINHDFTKPSSPAYSFHSRMSSAMVSVDSSPGPRYHIDAKVTRFGRMETPSYSILGRGRRTGRKVLQTPGPGAYSPEKAPPLNAHQRPPSYTMGSRTRYRSVDTVPAPNSYSLPNLLGCQIPNKPSTASFSFSGRRKVGAPSEDLSMSPGPAKYNSINPDIYRQRQPSFSMQGRTKKPNYSSAIPGPGTYSPEKFYTHLPKPPSCTMGIRHSEFVTPLVVHVMD is encoded by the exons ATGCAGGAGGTGGTGAAGAAACGGCCAATAATCTCTGCAAGGGAAAGAG GCCCAGGCCCTGGACGCTACGCTTTGCCCCCTACAGTGGGATACATCAACCATGACTTCACCAAGCCCAGCAGCCCAGCTTACTCATTTCACAGCCGCATGAGCAGTGCCA TGGTCTCAGTGGACTCTAGTCCAGGACCTAGGTACCACATTGATGCCAAGGTCACCCGCTTTGGGCGAATGGAAACCCCGTCATACTCCATTCTGGGCAGAGGAAGGCGCACAGGGAGAAAAG TGTTGCAGACCCCTGGACCGGGGGCCTACAGCCCTGAAAAAGCTCCTCCTCTCAATGCTCACCAGAGACCACCATCCTACACCATGGGCAGCCGTACCAGATACCGCTCAGTGGACACTGTGCCGGCACCAAACAG CTACAGTCTTCCTAACCTGCTGGGCTGTCAGATCCCCAACAAACCCTCCACTGCCAGCTTTAGCTTCTCAGGCCGCAGGAAGGTTGGAGCTCCATCAGAGGACCTCTCCATGAGCCCTGGACCTGCAAAGTACAACAGCATCAATCCAGACATCTACCGCCAGCGTCAGCCTTCATTCTCCATGCAGGGCCGGACAAAGAAGCCGAATTATTCCTCTGCCATTCCCGGACCGGGCACTTACAGCCCAGAGAAGTTTTACACACACCTCCCCAAACCTCCGTCCTGTACTATGGGCATCAGACACTCAGAGTTTGTCACCCCACTTGTGGTGCATGTTATGGACTGA